Genomic segment of Drosophila simulans strain w501 chromosome 2R, Prin_Dsim_3.1, whole genome shotgun sequence:
ttaataaacaaatttataaacgCACATTTCAAACTGGCGATTTCAGGAAACTGCATAGCATTTGGTCTGGCATTTGGCCAATTCCGTGTCCAGATAGCCACGCCATTCCTGAGTAATTGGTTAAAGATGGACCGAGTGTCATCATCCACTTGATATCCAATCAATTGCGACAGTGACTTTTGGTGCCTTAAATAGGATTTTGATCTGTATTGTTCGGTCATTAATTGCAAAACTGCACCAAATACTGCTGATTTCGCCTGCGATGGTTTGCCTTTTTGGCAGGCAGTAAAGTTATAAACACTACAGTGGACACTCGCATAATAGGACTACAATAAAAGTAGATCGCTTAAACGCTGGCACGTTATAATAAGATCCTAATATGATCTTCGCCCTTTTAGCGGGTGTTGCCTGTAGAGCATGTGGCTCACCctctctctcactcgctcCCTCGTTCTCTCTCATAAACAATGACAAGCcaagtaaatacaaataccGAAAGCAAAAAACCAGCAATGGAGCGTGTATAGATTCGCTCTATGCGGCAGCAGATTTGTTTTTACATATAAACCGAATAATACGTATACGTGCGGCGGCAATTTTCATTAATGACGCAGTAGTGAACTCTGGCAATTACGCAAAAAGCCGTTCCATCCGTGCCATGGAGTACTCACTGTATTCACCAGGTGGGTCTGCACCGCCCTGCAGCTAACCGAATTCAAGATCTCGACAAAGCTCAACATCTGGCCACTGCGGGCCGCCAGGTGAAGGTTGTTTAGCTGGGAGAAACGCAGACGCGGCTCGTGGGGAAACTTGGCCCGGATCTCCTCGGAGATCTCCACCAGCATTCCGTGGGCCATGTTGAAGTAGCCGAAATCGGGCGGATAGCCATCATATATGGACGTATGTGCCTCGTCTAGAGGCGCCTCTTCTGCGGGATCGACCTCCATTCTGGTTGGGAAATGGACGATGTTGCACTGATCGGTGATCACTGATCACCAGGTTTGGGAATGGAAGCAATCCACACAGGCCCACTCTTTCCAGGCCAGGCGGCAATACGGTCACACCTAGCGGTGCACCTGCGAAAGTGAAAACAGTGACTAGCCACAATTATCGTTAGTTTATCGTTCGTTTATTCGCGCCCTTTTGCAGATATTACATATGTTTGTTGATTGTAAATATgaaacatatatatgaaatacAGCTTGAAATACTGGATATGTTTACAAGTGTTGAGTTAGATTACCCTCCATTTTAAGTGTGCGAATAAAGTATTGAATATGCTTTgagtatgcgtgtgtgtgcgtgcgtgcgtgaGGTTTTTACTGTATTAGATTGGTGTATTTTTATATCGTGCTTTCCTTAGCTTCAATGTGAAAGTTTTCTACATTGGACCAGGCCTGGATCTTGGGTTATATTCATAGAGTTTTGATAGTGTGCGTCGACAGGCCCGTCCAATGGAAAATTTTCATCGAGGCGTTCCGTTTTGaatcatatttttccaatCTCTCATTTGAGTTCGGCGATGTGCATCGGTTCGCCTGGAAAACTATGCTTAATGCAGCGAGTTCTTAATTGTACATCATATTTGTTGTTCCTTCTTCTCCATCATTATTTCAAGCATACGCTGCTTCaaagtgtgtatatatatacaatggGCTCAGCATCCTCCATATGCTGGACAATGTAGTTTTCAAACGTCTCGATTAACAATTCACTCgtttcaaaaatatcttttgaaGCTTGTGTCATCACTATTCAACAGTCACTGTTTACGTCACAGTCACGGTTTACTCACACTAACGATACACCAACGTGCTCGTGAGTTGTGCGTGCATGAGTTTGTGTTCACGGGAAATTTGCTTCCACTGGAATTTAAAGCTTGTCTGCACTAGATCTTCTAAAAGGAAGAAAGTTCGTTTGTTGTGTATATCTCCATTCCCTGCCCTTGTCTTCTTATGTTTTGATCATCCATTTTTTGAAATACTGAAAAGGCAAAATGTCGGTTAGGAAACTCAATCCCGAAAATCCCAAAGCGTGTGGAAAAGCTGCGATTCGAAAGATTAGCTGTTTAGCGTTCAgtttatattgaaaatatttaattaaacctTTTACATTTAGCTAGAAAAGGCTCAATTTCtatcaatattattttgtattcgAATTTCATTTCGATGTTATgcataaaattcatttaaaatacaaGCAAGTGTACGCAATTCATAAAATTAATCAACAATCTACACGAAGGCTTAGCCCTCGTTAACTAAGTTATCTACAAAGCAAATGGCAGAAGCATCCCAATATAAGGTATTTACTTTACGGATCCACCAGAACTGGATTTTAGTTGGAGGCCGTGATGGCCACCGGTGTTGGTGAGGGTTGTGCCACGACCGGGGTTATGGTTACGGCAGGTGGAGCGCTATTGTTGAGCTCAGAAACGCCGGAGGAGGATATGTCAGCCGCCACCTTGAGTCCATTGGGGGTTGCACCCAAGCTTTGACGAGAGTTGCGCTTACGGTGAATACGCGGCTTGTTTGGCGAGGGAGTCTTGGTAGTGGAGTCGGGCACCGAGGAAACGCTGCACGACTTGTCACCTCCTGCTCCAAACTCGGTACTCTCCGATGGGGAGCTGGCTGACCTAGCGTTCTTCACCGAATGGCGGCCGCCGCGTCGATTGCGGCGAcgattgttattgttattgttgttgccgttacCATTGACAACCGGCTTCACCGTGGTCTTCTTGGGATCGAAATAGCTGTCCAGAAGCTCGAGCAGCTCTGTCTTGTCCTTGATCTTTAGCCGGCCAATAGACTGCAGGGCCATGTCCAGGCCCTCGGTCTGCTTTTCTGCCCAGATGGCACTTAGCTTGTTCAAATCGAAGCCATTCTCGGCTAGCACAATGCGGAACTTCACGGCACGCACACGATGGTACAGAGTGGTCTTGAAGTAGTTCAGGAACACCGGACGGAAGGTGTTTTGACGCTCCAAATTCTCGTTCTGGATATCCAGCTCCAGGATATCGGATACCACCAACTTGGCAAACGGACGTATGGCATTAAACAAATTCTCCAATGCCTCCGAGCTTTTCGGTTCCGTCTTGCAGTTCGAGTTGCTCAGCTGAAGGGCCACATCAAAGGCCAATTTGGCACGAACACTGGCATTGCCCTCAAACAGCTGCCGCTTACCCTGAACGGCGTTCTTGACAGATTGCTTATCGTCACCGTTGGTCACGGTGCTGTCCCTGGGGGATATCGATACCGAATCGGACACTATATCAGATCCTGATCCCAAaacagatccagatccagatgtAGACGCAGAGCAAGCCGCGTCTTCCTCCTTGGTCGTGGACAAGATCTTGGAAAGCTTGCGCAGACTGTAGTTCTTGAGGTTGGCATCGCCAATGGAAGCCTTGGCCAGATTGATGCTGTTTGCAAACGACTTCACCGATGCGGTAAAGCGCTCCAACAGGCCGTACTTCTTCAACGACTCCAGGATCATGTAGGGAATGAACTTGCGCTGTTCATGACAGATAAGCACAATCCCGTCCGAGCTGGGACCCGCCTTGGTCTTCAGTTGCTCAAGCCAGTTGAGGAAGTCCTTGAGGGCAGCGATCTCAGACTTGGATTTAATGATCTGAGAGGATATTGTATGTGGAATTGCGGATGTTTGAGTACTTGACTGCCACTATTAAATGGACTGGACTGCACTGGACTCACCTTATAAGTCTGCATCGACTTCAGCATACGATAAAAGCCAATCGAAATAACACGAACTTGATGGCGCTGGCGAGCAGCTGGATTCAGATTCATATATGGCATGATGTACTGCTCGAAGTGGTCGGTGGGTGTGTAAGCGGCCAGCTGGACAATCTGTGGGTTTAACGCAAGTGGGGTTAGGACCGAACGATCGCACGGCAGTCAGGTGGTATGCCCGATTTACCTCATCCATTAGACGCCGTCCAGTGGTGTCGATGTCCACGCCCACCAGGATATAATTGCCGGCCGGCAGCTCCTCCTTAACGC
This window contains:
- the LOC6735429 gene encoding maternal protein exuperantia — encoded protein: MCSVEIPFPRSYKKMVADDIDAGVAIAVADQSSSSVGVKEELPAGNYILVGVDIDTTGRRLMDEIVQLAAYTPTDHFEQYIMPYMNLNPAARQRHQVRVISIGFYRMLKSMQTYKIIKSKSEIAALKDFLNWLEQLKTKAGPSSDGIVLICHEQRKFIPYMILESLKKYGLLERFTASVKSFANSINLAKASIGDANLKNYSLRKLSKILSTTKEEDAACSASTSGSGSVLGSGSDIVSDSVSISPRDSTVTNGDDKQSVKNAVQGKRQLFEGNASVRAKLAFDVALQLSNSNCKTEPKSSEALENLFNAIRPFAKLVVSDILELDIQNENLERQNTFRPVFLNYFKTTLYHRVRAVKFRIVLAENGFDLNKLSAIWAEKQTEGLDMALQSIGRLKIKDKTELLELLDSYFDPKKTTVKPVVNGNGNNNNNNNRRRNRRGGRHSVKNARSASSPSESTEFGAGGDKSCSVSSVPDSTTKTPSPNKPRIHRKRNSRQSLGATPNGLKVAADISSSGVSELNNSAPPAVTITPVVAQPSPTPVAITASN